The DNA region tagcttgatagctgtagtacaagtgagagtagttttacgactattaacttataaaatgcaagaatttaaaaataagtatttagctccctagctacaacattaaagctattacgacaagccagaccatcgggaagggaagaccaacaaaatgcaagcagttttagtcatggccatacacggaatgttctgttcttgattgactttaaattgtgatgcatttataaattgcggcctttggatcaacgccataaaccgttctgagtttaatttcatataaaatataagtaatccttctacttactattaacaagtttcgaaacaacttggacaaagaaaaacaaaccttttcttgaagataaattcacgtgggctgcagtgacatttaagcatattaaacgagacaatattacaaagctttaaattaacataacaaaagaatctcgattaatattttttatggcagtcaaatcttcagagacaacaaagaaaccgagacaagataagttttgctcgatcagtgttatttttgtcttgatggtaccaaacacacaggttgtgttatatcaaacctagattggatgttcgagccgaagttcccccgcgaagttgagagtaagaaaaaaacttctcccatacataaaacaaacactatatacccgcggtccactaaatgtgcgccccttcggcggggcgcaacaaacactatatacccgcggtccactaaatgtgcgccccttcggcggggcgcaattaaagagactagtcgttagcccgtcgaaaaatccacgggtttgcccgtcctttttataccgcattgcgtgcgtctcgccacctacgcagctaagctactattttgcgtgacagatagACAGAAAGACAtttacgggtattataatatagaagtcgttaacccgtgaaaaaatccacggggtcgcccgtcctttatatatcgcatttatgtttccgtaacagaaggacaaacagacgcacgaacagacagacgaaatacggctattattaaagagactagccggaaAACCCAGcgcgaaacgccggggtaagccacaagtcaaggtgtgacccggtgttgaacactctgtgaagcgtttaataagagccgtaaactgcgCCATAccatcaggtggagcgctttagtacatgtatacagtatgtcgtaacaATAGTCgtaaattaagtgaagcgcatacaccatgaTAGTGATACAactgtaacatttttttcagaaaataacTTTCCCAAACAATATCTGACATAAAAACAGAGCTTACAAACCGTTTTtacccgtcatagcaaaaacaatcggttaataataatttattttgcggaataagtttttgtgaaagttgagaaattaattgtgacaccggactgagcgcttagtaaaGTTAAACAGTGTGGCACAGACCTAtaggcataatacccttttccaataACTATATCTTaactttggtttaaaaaaaCCCACAGAATTAGCTCATCGTCAACACCAGGCAGAGCGCTTAACAGGTGAATCGTGTCAAACACATGAGCATACGATAATACCATTTACAAAATCTTTATCGCTTcggtttaaaaagaaattaggAAACAGCCTGGCATTACCCGGtcctgttaaaaaaattactcagttattttattttgcagaataagttttcaTAACACCTCTTGCAAAAACAATTTCACGCAACTTcggttcaaataaaaacacagggagcAGATTGTTATTACCCATCTAGCTAAAACTATCGCTCAGgcattttatttgcagaaaaataatgaaagatatagctacctagctagctgcaTTTAGCATGGCACATAGCGCATGTACTCTCCTTGTGtcattaataaacttttgacttttgctACAGTTTATATCACAGTAAAGTGGTAGCTAACTACTTAATTGCATATGATtgcatttagtatgaaaaagattattttgaaattatcttgCAGCCAACTGTATGTGGCTGTGCAAGCCACAAACCCAGGTgaagtaaaaatcagattggtTAGAATAACACGAAAAGCAATAATGTTGACTAACATAAAATTACATTTCTACGTTGGAAGccagaatcttaaaattggtttgtttaagattgatATATGGCTAGAGAACGTGACAGTAAGAAACAAATAGACGGCTTGCGTTGTGAcatcatttgtttacattttctcgGACCTTGTGGAAGCTGGCAGGATAAAAAACAAAGATGAGAAAATAAAGATGAGAAAACTTCGTATATTAAAAAGCACACCCTAGCCAATGATGAGGTATTACCAGATCCTTATACCTTAAAAAAAGACTGGCAAAACGATCCAAAGTATTTACCAGATATAACATTTGGAGATATCCATATGTACTTAGTGAAAAGTCCTAGTAGTGGTATCACTCACGAGTCGATGAAGGCTTTTAAATCATTGGATTcatacaacttttttttatgtgGTCATGTACAAGACGTCTATTATCATAACATTGATGCAAAAAGCGAATTTTGTTACATTAAAACAGAGGTTTGTTTGCCTTTGCTAATTTgttagctttttattttttatgactgCTCCCCTTAATGCTTTACTTGCATTTTAAAGGTTTTACCAAGTCAAAGACAAggccaaaaacaaaaactatatgAAGTATGGGTTGCATTACATAAGAAGGGTGGCTGGGTCCTTACTGCAAACTGCACATGCATGGCCGGGTAAGCAGGTTATTAAACATCGTGTATATAACTTATTAGGCAACCTAGCTCTAATACACTACATTTTGTTTAGACTTGGTTCAGCATGCAGCCATGTTGGGGCTCTATTATTTAAGATGCAAGCCGGTGCATTATTAGGAATAAACAAAATTGCATGTACAAGTAAACTTTGCGCTTGGAGACGATTCGCAGAACCAGCTCTTATGACTGAGATAGACTTCAGCAGACCAAATCAGAAGCAAACAGTacccaaagaaaaaaaagttgtgtcGGATAGAATGAAGAAGCCTTTTTCTTTCAGGGATCCCACACATTTAAATAATGAGtttcataaacaaaaattaaaagaactttATACAGTAAATCCAGATGCTGCAATTCTTACTAGCCTATACGACAATGATCCAGAAGATTTTACAGTTACCAATAGTGAAACTGACACTGCTGACGAAACCGAATTAAATAGCATTCCTGAACCTTTGACAAGCCTTTTTAAGCCACAATTAATTTCACACATTCGTAGAAATGTGTGATTTGGTATGGGCTGCGTTCTGTCATGGTGGTAACGAAAAGTTGAAAGGGGCGCGAATAGTATCAAAATCAAAGCCACCACAAACCGCGCGCGTAAGTAGACGATTTTCAACCAACTAAGGCAGGAACCTACCCAAAGTAGGAACATACCTGGgtactcaacctcgtccccagtccCCTCGTCCCTCGTccccatttttctctttctgacaatctcggaggGCGAGAAGAAATGACCCTAGGCCACACTGGTCAGTTCTGAGATCTGATTGGTTTCTCAATTTCCGTAAATTATgaagataaattaatttatgcgtaaaaaattgaataataacagaaaaataataatggcgGCTAAGTTTATGTGCAGAAGGGACGCTGGAATGTTTGTTCTTCTggactgaatttatttttgtgaaaaataaaatatttggcatTGTTAAAATAGGTTAAggtgcaaacaaaattaaatagcttTTAGTTGTACTCAGAGCCTGTTAAAGTAAGcttccgttttttttttttgcagtgcagTTGAGGAGGTAGCTAACAACAATGAAGGTTTCCTTGAAGACATGCTTAGCAGCGATCTAGCTAGCTTAAATACAACACAAGGTATATACAGGTATACATAACAAATCCTGTTTCTCGAACATACCTTCTTTTACACTCTAATATTCTTTTGGTGCAgaacacataaacaaaaaaaataaaatcatatgcTGTTGATTTGGTTGAAAAAGATTAAGAAACTGGATTAGGAAGTTAATACCATTTAATTAACTAAATAGTAATACGCTTAATTAAATCggttacagattaaataacaattGATTTTACAGATTGAATAACAATTTTCTCTGACTGCATGAAATGCAACATCCTATGTTTTATGACTTTAATCTCTTAGTAAAGCAACAAAcataaatttattgaaaaaggTCAATTGGTTTGACCATAGTGGCCATTTAGTTGTCAATGAGTTTGGAGGGACCCGTTTCGTGAAAACCGAAACTGTAATATGGTAAAAATGTGCTAGGACTTCCTTCGCAGGACctttgttgatagcagtaccaacaggaactgaagaggctatcttgggtaaataatttcaataataaaataataataggcATCTTCAGTAATTCTAATCACAAAACACTCTGAGAATTCTGTGGCTtggtagctagctaaaagtactttcacttttaactataatatgaaataaaaatatctaaaaatcaTCATTAAAAAAGTGTATAGTTAGCTACCTTGGTTTGCACAACCATTGTAGCTACAAAAGTACGTCTTGCTACATTGTAGCTACAGAAGTACGGacctttgctagctagctagcatagatggctgaaaactttaaaataaatatatttttaaaatttgttcgtAGGCAAAAAAAGCGAAGCAAACACTGCAATCATGTTTTCTtgaagcaaaaactcaaaacacTTCAGCTAACTTGtttctgattaaaaataaaactcttatcCTTGATTTCGGTCCAAGattgttttgcataaattatagcAATACGGTGTTCTCGGCGGTCCGCatgcaattcttaacaaaatgaccaaaatttgcataaattaaaaatcagcacgaatcgtgctgattttaaccagcctggcccagggtcattttttcgcgccgtctcggatatcaaaaaagcgaaaaattgccctgggaacgaggttgctggGTACTAGTTTTCAAATTGTGgagaaaagtagaaacagattTTGGATAGCCAAGATTTTTTGGTGCTTTTGAGTGgtttcttcaaaaaaataacGCAAAACAACTATGCTCAAAGTAAGTCAAGACTTATATAAAATTGCACGTCTTTAATTGGCTTTAAAGCGTTGGGTATATATAAAGGTTAGTAGTTTTATAAAAGGTATTGTCTTTTTTTGTTGTAGGCTAAGGTTATTGTTTAAAATAAGGTTGTTTTTCCTAAAATTATCTTTCAGCTTATTATTTTCCTGATCGTGATAAAAAAACGCCTTCTTTGACTGGGGCCTACTTTAATTAAATTGCACAAAGCTTATAAAAACGCATTTTTTTGGAATACGGTAGTTTCCTCTTATacttatagtaaaaaaaatctctttattttatcgtaaataatttctttatttcttgccAATAAAACACTTAGGAAAtctcagggcattttgccttgttgatgaagttaatAGCGGCGAATTGTCGTTGGCCACCACTCCGTAAAATGGGTTagaccttggggacgaggttgctctaTTTTCAATAAGCACCTGTAATTTTATTTCCCAATCTTCTGCGCAAGCAGAGTATGAGAGCGAAGCTCGATAACCTAAAATCCTCAGCAGTTCATTTCCCAAATCTTACTGAATGTGAAGGACGTGTGCGATTTGTTGGTGTTTGCGATTGGTAAACTTCAGCTATGCTAATccgtttttaattctttttctatagctagctatattttattattttttccataaGTAGTAGAGAATTATATTTATTCCTTctcttatataattttatttatttacttactgCTATAGATCTAAAATTTATGGTGAGCTGCAACCAAGATGGCAGACACCTCAGCTCCAAAAGAAGGTGGTGAACCCATAGTGTTAGAAACTCCAATGGATTTTTTAACTAAGCTCCTTCCAGCCAGGCAACAGCAGCAGCTGGAAGCAATCACAGCCCTAGGAGAAAAATTTTCTACTTCCTTGAACAGCCTCCGAGCCGATGTTTTAAACAATGATAATAACTTCCATGTGGACCGCAGTGGAGACAATTCTCCTGGTCTGAGTCATGGTGCAGATAAACAAAATGAAGCAAATGCTTCCATATCTGCAGATCACCTTAGAGGAAGGAAAAGATCCAGGTCTTCATCAGCAGACTCTTGCCTCAGTCATGTAGAATCTAGTTCTTCTACTAGGAGGTCTAGTAAAAAAGATGTTGATGCCATAAGTACATCAGCATCCAACCAATTGTATGATGGTTTAATGAATGAAATGCTGGGGCAAGAAGACAACCAGTTAGAGGACCCAGACCAAGATGTCTGGTCTGACCTCATCAAAGAGTATGGCTAAACTCATGTGGTCGAAGAAACTTAccaatgaaaaattgaaaggcAGACTAGAAAAAGTCCAAATTCCCACGAATTGCCGTTTTTTTGTCTGTAAAGAGCTGCAATAAACCTATATGGGCCAAGGCAGACAGCAAAAGATCAAATGATCTGGTATTGCAGAAACTGCAAACCACTGTTTCGAAAAGCCAAGTGCATATCTTACAATTGGCAGACCAAATTATTAAGGCACCCAAACAAGGAAACCTTATTGTAATAGAACCatccattttattaaatttggctAAAGATGCTCTTTGTCTAATCGGTAACGCCAACCAGCAGCTAAATCAGTATCGAAGAGTCGGATTAATCGGTGCAATGCCTCGCCTAAAAGGATTGGCAAAGGATGTGTCTGAAGAAGACTCGTTGCTGTTTGGAGATGATTTGGACAAAAGAATCCAATCATTGCAAGATGAGGAGAAAACTAGTAAAGTGCTCTCACGACCATCTACaccatattcaaaaaataattttaaaaagtacaaacaGCCATCCTCCAGTTATTCCTCCTCTGCAAAGTATAACCAGTCAAAAAACGAGAAGACCTTCTCAAAAGATCGAAACCACTCCCTGAGAAGGTACACTCAAACCCTGAAGTACAAAGGGTACAAAGGGAGAAAACAATGGTAGGTAAAGACCTTGTTGTTGCTGACCTTGAGTTAGCAGTTAGGCGTTATCAAGCTTGTAATACTCACAAATTTTTGGAAGTTTGGAGGACTATCACTTCAAACCAGTATATTCTAGACATAATTGAGCATGGggttaaaattgaatttattaGTGTCCCAGTGTCATCTTACCACCCAGTGAAGTTTTCACAAAAAGATTGTATAACTATAAGTAAGGAAATTCAACAACTTTTACAAAAGAAGGCAATCCAGCAGGTACAAGCAACAAATAACTGTTTTCTTTCAGGTATATTTATTGTCCCTAAAAAAGATGGTAGCTCAAGAATGATTATCAACCTTAAACAGTTAAATAGATCTGTCAGATATCGccattttaaaatggaaacactGCAAGATGTTTTATGTCTTATCAAACCAGGTGTTTGGATGGGAAGTATTGACTTAAAGGACGCATACCACAGCATCCCTTTTCATATTGACTTCCAAAAGTTCTTAGCTGTTTCTTGGGATGGACAATTTTACCAATTTCTAGCTTTACCCTTTGGATTTGGTCCAGCTGTTAGGATCTTCACCAAAGTTCTTAAAGCACCCTTTAAAGTACTAAGAGGGGCAGGTCATGTATCTGTTGTATATATAGATGATTCTTATTTGCAAGGTGATACTTATGAATCATGCCAAAGAAACATTACGGCAACTGTCTCACTTTTGAGCAGCTTAGGATTTACTGTACATCCAAACAAGTCAATTCTTGTGCCTACCCAATGTATGATGTTTTTAGGGTTTGTGTTAAACTCTGCTCAGATGACAATAGCCTTAAGCGAGGAAAGGGTCATAAAATTAAAGTGTCTATGTAAGGACTTGCTGTACATGCATCACCCCACAGTTAGGTTTGTTTCCAGGGTTATTGGAACATTAGTTTTTGCCTTTGATGCCGTGAAGTATGGCAAGTTACATTACAGGTCCTTGGAGACAGATAAGAATCTAGCACTCAAACTAGGCCATGGAAATTTTGATTCAAAGGTTTTTATTTCAGAGTTTTCTATTAAGGATTTACAGTGGTGGCTCACAATGGCTCAGTTTACCAGACCTATACAATTGCCTAAAATTGATCTTATTTTATCCTCTGATGCTAGTCTTCAAGGATGGGGTGGCACTGACGGAAACTCTCTAATAGGGGGGCGTTGGTCTGAAGGAGAATTACCTGAGCATATCAATACTTTAGAGTTGTTGGCTGCATTTTTTACACTCAAAGCCTTCTTGAAAATAAGACATTATAGACATGTTCAGTTAAGATTGGATAACACCACAGCTGTGGCCTACATAACAAAGATGGGGGGCCTTCACTCCATTGCTTGTAATAAATTGGCTGTTGAAATATGGGAATTTGCTAGAACATGTGATGTTTGGTTATCAGCTTGTCATATACCTGGTGTATTAAATACTATAGCTGATTATAAATCAAGACAATTTCAGGATAACATTGAATGGTCCTTgaatgtaaaacaatttaacataatttccgacattttttggaaatttgataTTGACCTTTTTGCATCCAGACTCAATGCAAAATGTGaggattatttttctttaagacCTGATCCAGATGCTAAAGCTGTAAATGCCTTCGCTCAGACCTGGtcgaatttaaacttttatgcCTTCCCACCATTTAATTTGATTGGAAAAGTTCTTGCAAAGATAAATATAGATCAAGCCACAGGCATTCTTGTAGTACCTTTCTGGTCTTCGCAGTCTTGGTTTTCTCAAGCAATTAATATGTTATACAGGACACCTGTGTTATTTCCTCCTTCATCTAGATTATTGTTTCTACCGGGAACAAAAAGACAACATCCTCTACACCAAACCTTGTCGCTGCTCATGCTGCCTGTCTCCGGGAATCGTTACAAGGTAAAGAGCTTCCATCAGACACTGTCGATATCATTGCAGCATCATGGAGAGAAGGTACCCAGAAACAATACTCGGGTCCAATCAGACGATGGATACAATATTGCACTGGGAGGTCGATTGATCCCTATCATCCAAATGTGAAAGATGTGTTAATACACCTTACTGAATTATTCAAAGGTGGGTCTGGATATAGTGTTTTATGTACAACTAGAAGTGCTATTGCTTCAGTTGTTTCAATC from Hydractinia symbiolongicarpus strain clone_291-10 chromosome 6, HSymV2.1, whole genome shotgun sequence includes:
- the LOC130648097 gene encoding uncharacterized protein LOC130648097; translated protein: MYLVKSPSSGITHESMKAFKSLDSYNFFLCGHVQDVYYHNIDAKSEFCYIKTEVLPSQRQGQKQKLYEVWVALHKKGGWVLTANCTCMAGLGSACSHVGALLFKMQAGALLGINKIACTSKLCAWRRFAEPALMTEIDFSRPNQKQTVPKEKKVVSDRMKKPFSFRDPTHLNNEFHKQKLKELYTVNPDAAILTSLYDNDPEDFTVTNSETDTADETELNSIPEPLTSLFKPQLISHIRRNVAVEEVANNNEGFLEDMLSSDLASLNTTQGIYSKATNINLLKKVNWFDHSGHLVVNEFGGTRFVKTETAKKAKQTLQSCFLEAKTQNTSANLFLIKNKTLILDFGPRLFCINYSNTVFSAVRMQFLTK
- the LOC130647222 gene encoding uncharacterized protein LOC130647222; translated protein: MVGKDLVVADLELAVRRYQACNTHKFLEVWRTITSNQYILDIIEHGVKIEFISVPVSSYHPVKFSQKDCITISKEIQQLLQKKAIQQVQATNNCFLSGIFIVPKKDGSSRMIINLKQLNRSVRYRHFKMETLQDVLCLIKPGVWMGSIDLKDAYHSIPFHIDFQKFLAVSWDGQFYQFLALPFGFGPAVRIFTKVLKAPFKVLRGAGHVSVVYIDDSYLQGDTYESCQRNITATVSLLSSLGFTVHPNKSILVPTQCMMFLGFVLNSAQMTIALSEERVIKLKCLCKDLLYMHHPTVRFVSRVIGTLVFAFDAVKYGKLHYRSLETDKNLALKLGHGNFDSKVFISEFSIKDLQWWLTMAQFTRPIQLPKIDLILSSDASLQGWGGTDGNSLIGGRWSEGELPEHINTLELLAAFFTLKAFLKIRHYRHVQLRLDNTTAVAYITKMGGLHSIACNKLAVEIWEFARTCDVWLSACHIPGVLNTIADYKSRQFQDNIEWSLNVKQFNIISDIFWKFDIDLFASRLNAKCEDYFSLRPDPDAKAVNAFAQTWSNLNFYAFPPFNLIGKVLAKINIDQATGILVVPFWSSQSWFSQAINMLYRTPVLFPPSSRLLFLPGTKRQHPLHQTLSLLMLPVSGNRYKVKSFHQTLSISLQHHGEKVPRNNTRVQSDDGYNIALGGRLIPIIQM